Proteins from a single region of Hordeum vulgare subsp. vulgare chromosome 6H, MorexV3_pseudomolecules_assembly, whole genome shotgun sequence:
- the LOC123401494 gene encoding cation-transporting ATPase HMA5-like codes for MAHLQLTAVAGGRDDEMEEVALLGSYDEPEGLSSRTGQEEEEEEDAGMRRAQVRVTGMTCSACTGAVEAALSARRGVRSAAVSLLQNRAHVVFDPALAKEEDIVEAIEDAGFEAEILPDSAVSQPKSQKALSGQFRIGGMTCAACVNSVEGILKKLPGVNRAVVALATSLGEVEYDPAAISKDEIVQAIEDAGFEAALLQSSEQDKALLGLIGLHTERDVNLLYDILRKTEGLCQFDVNSVRAEVEITFDPEVVGLRSIVDIIEIESSGRLKAHVQNPYVRSSSNDAQEASKMLHLLRSSLFLSIPVFFMRMVCPHISFINSFLLMHCGPFRIGDLLKWMLVSVVQFVVGKRFYVAAYRALRHGSTNMDVLVVLGTTATYVYSVCALLYGAFTGFHPPMYFETSAMIITFVLLGKYLEVLAKGRTSDAIKKLVELVPATAILLLKYKDGKYAGEKEIDALLIQPGDVLKVLPGSKIPADGIVTWGTSHVDESMVTGESASISKEVSSSVIGGTMNLNGTLHIQAAKVGSGTVLSQIISLVETAQMSKAPIQKFADYVAGIFVPIVITLSLLTFCTWFVCGTLGAYPNSWVSETSNCFVFSLMFSISVVVIACPCALGLATPTAVMVATGVGANHGVLVKGGDALERAQNVKYIIFDKTGTLTQGKATVTTTKVFSGMDVGDFLTLVASAEASSEHPLAKAILDYAFHFHFFGKLPSSKDDVKKRKEDAFSQWLLEVADFSALPGKGVQCLINGKMILVGNRALISENGVNIPEEAESFLVDMELNAKTGILVAYDGDFIGLMGVTDPLKREAAVVIQGLKKMGIYPVMVTGDNWRTALAVAKEIGIEDVRAEVMPAGKADVIRSLQKDGSVVAMVGDGINDSPALAAADVGMAIGAGTDIAIEAADYVLVRNNLEDVITAIDLSRKTFSRIRWNYFFAMAYNIVAIPVAAGALFPLIGLQMPPWLAGACMAFSSVSVVCSSLLLRRYRKPRLTTVLQITVE; via the exons GAAGAAGACATCGTAGAAGCAATAGAAGATGCTGGATTTGAAGCAGAGATCCTCCCAGACTCTGCTGTTTCTCAGCCAAAGTCACAGAAGGCTTTGTCAGGCCAATTTAGGATAGGGGGCATGACTTGTGCTGCCTGTGTGAACTCAGTTGAAGGGATCTTAAAGAAGTTGCCAGGTGTAAAcagagcagttgttgcattagcgACCTCATTAGGGGAAGTCGAGTATGATCCGGCTGCTATTAGCAAAGATGAGATTGTTCAGGCTATCGAGGATgctggttttgaagctgcactgttACAAAGTAGTGAGCAAGATAAGGCTTTATTAGGTTTGATAGGATTGCATACAGAGAGAGATGTAAATTTATTATATGATATCCTGAGAAAAACAGAAGGCCTGTGCCAGTTTGATGTAAATTCTGTAAGGGCAGAAGTTGAAATTACATTCGATCCAGAAGTCGTTGGTTTGAGATCGATTGTGGATATTATTGAGATTGAAAGCAGTGGCAgactgaaagcccatgtacagaaCCCATATGTACGGTCTTCTTCAAATGATGCGCAAGAGGCTTCAAAAATGCTTCACCTCCTTCGCTCCAGCTTATTCCTAAGT ATTCCAGTGTTTTTTATGCGCATGGTGTGCCCTCACATATCTTTCATTAACTCATTCCTACTCATGCACTGCGGACCATTTCGTATAGGAGATCTGCTCAAGTGGATGCTGGTGAGCGTAGTACAGTTTGTTGTTGGCAAACGTTTCTACGTCGCAGCTTATAGGGCCCTTAGACATGGCTCTACAAATATGGATGTATTGGTTGTTCTTGGCACAACTGCGACATATGTATACTCAGTTTGCGCGCTTCTTTATGGTGCATTCACTGGATTTCATCCTCCAATGTATTTTGAGACAAGCGCAATGATAATTACATTTGTGCTATTGGGGAAGTATCTTGAGGTGCTTGCTAAAGGACGGACATCAGATGCAATTAAGAAACTTGTAGAGCTGGTTCCTGCTACAGCTATCTTGCTTCTGAAATACAAAG ATGGAAAATATGCTGGAGAGAAGGAAATTGATGCATTGTTGATCCAACCTGGTGATGTCTTAAAAGTGCTTCCTGGCTCAAAGATTCCTGCTGATGGTATCGTCACTTGGGGTACAAGCCATGTTGATGAAAGTATGGTAACTGGTGAATCTGCGTCTATCTCCAAGGAAGTATCTAGTTCAGTAATTGGAGGCACCATGAACCTAAATGGCACCCTTCACATACAAGCGGCGAAAGTAGGATCAGGGACAGTTTTGAGCCAGATAATATCTCTTGTTGAGACTGCCCAGATGTCTAAAGCACCTATTCAGAAGTTCGCTGATTAC GTGGCCGGCATTTTTGTTCCTATTGTCATCACCTTGTCCTTACTGACATTCTGTACATG GTTTGTATGTGGGACGCTGGGGGCATATCCAAATTCATGGGTTTCAGAAACTAGCAATTGCTTTGTTTTCTCCCTCATGTTCTCCATCTCTGTTGTGGTAATTGCCTGTCCATGTGCTCTTGGTCTGGCGACACCAACTGCTGTTATGGTAGCAACTGGAGTTGGTGCCAATCATGGAGTACTTGTAAAGGGTGGAGATGCACTGGAGAGGGCTCAGAATGTTAAATATATTATATTTGATAAAACTGGGACACTGACACAAGGAAAGGCCACTGTAACAACGACGAAAGTGTTCTCAGGAATGGATGTTGGCGACTTCCTCACATTGGTAGCATCTGCGGAG GCAAGCAGTGAGCATCCACTTGCAAAAGCTATCTTGGATTATGcatttcatttccatttctttgGCAAACTCCCCTCATCAAAAGATGATgttaagaaaagaaaagaagacgCATTCTCTCAATGGCTCTTGGAAGTTGCTGATTTTTCTGCCTTGCCTGGCAAAGGAGTTCAATGTTTGATCAATGGGAAGATGATTCTG GTGGGCAACCGTGCTTTGATATCTGAAAATGGGGTTAACATTCCTGAAGAGGCTGAAAGTTTCTTGGTAGACATGGAATTGAATGCAAAGACAGGCATTCTTGTAGCATATGATGGCGACTTCATTGGATTAATGGGGGTAACTGATCCCTTGAAAAGGGAGGCTGCTGTAGTTATACAAGGCctaaaaaagatgggcatttatcCAGTTATGGTGACAGGGGACAATTGGAGGACTGCACTGGCGGTTGCAAAGGAG ATTGGAATTGAAGATGTGAGAGCAGAGGTCATGCCTGCTGGAAAAGCCGACGTAATCCGCTCTTTGCAGAAGGATGGGAGTGTGGTTGCAATGGTTGGAGATGGGATCAATGATTCCCCTGCCCTAGCAGCAGCCGATGTTGGGATGGCCATCGGTGCAGGGACTGACATTGCCATCGAGGCAGCAGATTATGTGCTGGTGCGGAATAACCTTGAAGACGTCATCACGGCGATTGATCTCTCAAGGAAGACATTCAGCCGAATCCGGTGGAACTACTTCTTTGCCATGGCTTATAACATCGTTGCCATCCCCGTGGCTGCCGGCGCACTCTTCCCCCTCATCGGCCTGCAGATGCCGCCATGGCTGGCTGGTGCTTGCATGGCCTTCTCGTCTGTTAGTGTAGTATGTTCCTCGCTGCTACTGAGGAGATATAGAAAACCAAGGCTTACCACCGTCTTACAGATAACTGTAGAGTGA